From the genome of Mauremys reevesii isolate NIE-2019 linkage group 24, ASM1616193v1, whole genome shotgun sequence:
TCAGCACACAAGTGCATTAAGCCCATTTTCAGATCAAGCCAAATTGTGTTTGGGTTTCCACACATTCCGCCTTTTCGGCAGCAGAGGGAGAGACTGAGCACCTTTGGCTCCACCCCCAGATGAGCAAAAGGGGATAGAGAGGTGTGCAGCAACCTCGCGGCCAATGAGAGTTCCTTAGAGCCCAAAGAGAGGTTCATACCATAAGCTAACTCCATGACAGCTGTAATTCATTGGGAGGAGCCAGGAACCTATGGCACCCAGCCAGGGAAAACAAATCCAAGCTATCTCGTCACCGCCTAGATGCAGGACAGTGAGGAAGGCCCAAGGGGGAAAAGACCGAGCTGAGTGTTACATAGGGAGAGACTAAAAGAAGGTTATTGATTTGACCAAGATCACTATGGCTAGAGCCAaggccaagatttccaaaagtgTCTAGTGATTTTGGATACCTCAGATCCTCGGTGATCAACTAGAGACACTCTGACGAGGCCTTTCTGATGTTGCTCAGCACCTGCCTTCTGAAAAACAGTCCCCATTGATGTGTCTCAAGGTGGGAGGACAAAACTCAGGCACCCAATAAGAAAGTCATGGTCTAGTTAGATAGACTGGATAGATTACAGGCTTGGCCTTGCTCCGTATCTGATACAAGACTCAGGTCAGGATTCTGTTCTCATTTGCCCTTGTGAAAGTCCAACATAGCCTCTCTGAGCTCTGCCGAATTACTCCAGAATCACACCAATTTAAGGTCAGAATTTAACCCAGTGTGTGTTCCTCACTAGCTTGAGGGGTGACCCTATTTCTGAGACTGAAATCTGATGGGATTAGTGGCATGCGGCTGAAGGTGGGGGAAGTTTCAACAGAAGCAGAGAGAATGCCCGGCTATAAGGCCACATTGTACAGTGCTGTCGACTGAGACCCCTGAGGGAAAAACAGGACCAAAGTCTTGTTCTGCTGACTTTTCACATGGACCTCTGAATCCACATGCTCACATAATGCATTGTCAAACGAAACCAAAGGGCCTTGtactccactgccttgcacctagTGTTGTCCTTTACACTAGTGCAATGTGGGTGTAAAAATGGTATCAGATCAGAGCCGGGTGACCCCCTTACAGCAAATGCAAAACAGCAGCATTGATTCAACACTGCAGATTTTGTAGCTTTTGTTCTCTTGAGTCATGGGCAGTTCCAATTCACTTTAAAAAGTGGTCAATGGAGAAAAGACTTAAAAACCACATTGGACTCTATTACTGAATTAATACATGGTGCATTCATATATTATCACGCATGAGGGTCCTGATTACTGCAGTCGTCTTTGTTGTTGTGTTATTGGTGTATGTGAGTGAACAGACTCATTTGGGTGTGTTTGTTAATTCCTCGATAAATCAATCTTTGATCACCTCATTGGGCCATGGGATGAAAGAATAAAAATTGCTGCAGTCCAGTTTATGAACCCCTCAAGACGAACCATGAGAAGGGGATTATGTTAATTTATTTCCCATAGTGAACAGGAACCCAAGGTTtcaatttgaagctgaaatggTGTGACAAATTCTCATCTTCTGTTCCTCCCACAGTCTTTTCCAGGAGTGTAAAGTGAATTCAAAGTGGGTTTAAAGTGTACTATCTGGAAGCATTCCACACTCATTTTGTACTAGTGTAAACGGTTACTCCCCAGCTAGATTCTAATCTCTGTATGTCACTGCGAGTCCCATCAgaagaaggaaagaggagaggaattttcttttctttatatcAACTTGCACCACAAGCCTTCAAGGGCTTACACAGGTGCTTAACTTGAACCATATGAGAAGTCGTGTTAAGTTCAAACAGACAACTCACATAAAAAGGAAGCACGTGCGTATGTTTCACAGGAGCAGAACCTTCGAGTTTTTTGTGGGCGTGAAACAATCCTAGTGTTTCTAGTGTATTAATGACCTGTCCGTTGGAAAAAATTCTTTATTCAACTAAAAACCTTTCAGATTTTTTCTAAGAATGGCATTCACTCCTCCATgcaagcagggtctgaatgagctctcccctgatatCTTGTGATGAACGTGGGGAAAAGATTTCAGGAGCAGAGTGTGTTTGCCAGGGCCGtccctacccatacgcaaagtatgcagctgcgtagggcaccagtaCATTTGGagcaccacatttcctggtgccctgcgcacctgcgtgctgccccagccccgccccgcccccacaccaccccttccccaaaggccccgcccccttcccactcctgctccaccccagccccacccccactcccctgaggactgctgcaggtgctgggcctgcactcacctCATGGTAAGTagagcgacctggccccagcctgctccattcTGCCAGCTCCATTctgccagctgggagccaggggagcagagtggagcgggctggggctggggggcggttgtgtagggcaccaaaatggctagggacagccctggtgtttgcatagacacgcctactctgcctaggtgcaCAGCAGATGGAGATGCTCTGCCAAAATTATTAATTTTGGCTGATTTGGGGTTACAAATTACTATtattgaatgcaggggtaatgaagtgttgttatcctgattgTAGGAGTGAATGGCAACAGAACTGTGCTGAGCATGCCCTGATTGAAGGGGTCACCTTCACTGAACCGTGCTTGCTAAGCAGGGGGTAGGATGCCAATTACCAAGgaagatggagggagagggggtgaCAGGAGAGCAGCCCAGCTGGGGTGGATGCTGCCCAAAGAGCCCCTGATGCTCTTTGACCTTCTCCTTCCAGGGTTTAATgactgagttgatcagactcagtTAAGAGTCATTGTTTCTGGTTGGTGAGGACTAGAGCTGATATCACTGCTGCACAGATCAAGGGGCTCCTCCTTAGACTTGTCAGGGGCGGTGAAAGACAATACAGAGACTTCATTGGCTGTGAGAGTCCCCACTACCTGCTTCAATCACTGAGAGCCGGGTTATGTGGCAGAACCTCAGAATGTGATGCTGTGGGAACAGCAAGCGGCAGAGTGGCAGCAGAGAGACAGTGGCCAGTGATGGTAGAGAGATAGTGGCAGCAGaaggacagcagcagcagaggcatagCTAGTCAATCCCCCGCACACACCCCAAGGGTGGGAGGTGGACCCCCTGTGAATGCACCTCTAGGTCTTTGCTCACCCAGGACAGCCAACGGTGAGTGGGTtgcagcagagggagagggaaatGATGCCTTAAAGGGACATTCTTTTGTCAAACtttggaaactgaggcaaagcacACTGCCCAATGCACCATGGGGTCAGGACTGATTATGGTCACGTGCTTTTGAATGTGGTAGTGCTGTTTTCCTAAACTAATGCTTGGTTCCCTTTCCCTCTTAATTAAAACTCTTTTATTATTCACAGACTCAGTGCTCGCAAGAGGGGAGATATGGGGTggtgtttagttttcccagattactggatGGGGCTCAAGTaaattctgttttgtattgttaaggGGAAACCCTAGATgatgaacccagcccttgttgctgctgacttcacctggcagaagggttacggTTATAAGAAATTAGGTGGTAAGTAATATTGTAGAGTCCCAAATATATCTTGAtattagtaagacttttgacacagtcccataggagattcttataaacaaactaaggaaaccTTTCCCAGTCCCACATAGGATAACACGCACATTACACCttgttcagtccctctgaagcatctggcaccagcaggatactgggctagatggaccagtggtctgaccctgcaggccattcttatgttcttgtgttcttatctTCATGACCTGTGCACAAATTCAGGCTATTCTCAGCCTTGAACGCGGAACTGAAGCAGGATTGAAGTGGTACATTTATTTTGTGTTCACCCTTGTGCCCAGGGCTGACTTAACCAAACCAAATGAAATTAGACGCTCCAGTCTGAAGAGGCATCCACTCAAGTGAACTATGGTGAAAGGTCAGGGACTCAGGTGATGAGCAGAACAGGACACCTAAGGGCTACCCAATGGAGGCTTCCTCCTGAGTTGCAGCGAAAGGTGGCAGTAAGTGAAAGGAAAGAGTGCAGGGTTGTATAAAGTTTTAGATAGAGATGCAGTTCCAAGATTTTAATCCTATGACCTAACAAGACAGTGGTGTTTTTCTGGGACAACGCACCTGACAAAGAGAAGAAAGAGACCGATCTAAAGCCTGCTTAGTCATGGGGGAGGATGGTTGAGGAAGAGTTTCTAGAGGAAATCAAATAATTCAGACTCTGACCAACTTTAGCACAGGGCAGAAGGCCCTTCTCTTTCAGCAAACTACCCCGCCATGGCCAGAATAGTTTTTAAATTGCTATCTACGCTATAACCTGCAAGTCCCATAACCATGGAAGTAGGAAGAATAAAAGGTTATATGAAGTTTCCTAGTCCTGGTCTACATCGCGAAAGCTAACTAGAAAAGAACGACGAATGTGAATCGTGAATAGTAGCTGAACCTACTGCACTACTTACGACTCCCGTCCAGCCGGAGCGAAGCCGAACTCCGGCGGCGCCACTCCGACTccgcaactcctcctgccgcggtgagTACGGAGTTCGAACTAAGCGCTTCGGAACTATCGCGGCGCAGATCATCTGGCGATAGTTCAAGAACGAAAGcaagtcgaactcgccgcgtcgaccgtccggtaagtgtaaacgtgcccCCAGAGAACTCTTTATGGGACTTCAGGTCCTATATCCTTTGTGCAATAATACTCAGTAACATCTCTTTCAGAGAAGTTCACCTCGGAAAACTTTAGATGCTGTGTTACAAGGACTATGCAACCTTTTCAGACAGATACTGTAAATAGATTGGAATGCACCCAGAATGAGAAAATGTATCACCCTCACCCTTTTCACATGGGGAGATGAAAGAGAAGAGAAGTTATTGATTTACTAAAGATCACTCAAGACATGTGTGGCTAAACacaaggccaagattttaaaaagtgactactCATTTTAGTGCCCAACTTCAGACACCTTGAAAAATCCTGGTTTTCAATTCCCACGAAGGTGTCTCAAGCAGGCAACAGCACCGTTCACATTTGAAATTCTTGGCTTTCAGTTCTTCTGTTAATATGTTTGCAGGAACAGAGCCGTAGAATTTGGGGGGCGGTGGGGAAGGAGCACGAACCAAGCTAAGCATTTCTAGTTTAGTAAGTGTTAATTGGAGAAAATTCCTTATTCAGCTAAAAGCCTTCAGATTTTTTCTAACAGTGGCACTCATGGCCCCTTAAAAGGTATAGTTAATTAGCTGGACGGTAATTATTTTAGagccccaactatatatatatagatatttgTGCAATTTATGACACAGTCCTACAAAGTAGGAAAACATTTCCCTCAACCACATGGTTGAGATGAAATTATATAAGGTGGCTACATAACTGGTTGCAAGACTGGACTCAAAgactagttatcaatggtttgctgtcaaccTGGGAAGCTATATCTAGATGGGAAACATAAGATGTTATCCTGGGTCTTGTACTCTTCAATATTTTTGTTAATGCTTGAATAACACAGTGGCCAGTTCACTGAtaacatttgtggatgacaccaagtggAGAACAGTTGCAAGCAGCTTAGAGGACggggttagaattcaaaatgaccgtcATTAATTGGAGACTTCATCTGAACTCAACAAAACGAAATTCAATAAAGGCAAGTGCAAAAAATGAAATTTAGGAAGGAAATTGTCTAATTCTGATAGGCACTGGTCAAGTCTAAACTGGAGTATTGTCCCCAGTTTTGGCCCACAGACTTCAATAGAGAAGATGTGGGCAAACTGGAGATAGTTGCTGGTCAATTGTTTTTCATGTGTGCTGAAGACAAAATGAGATgtaattggcttgatctgcagcaagagagatttaggtaaATATTAGCAATAACTTTCTAAATATAATGCTAGTAAAGCATTGCTTTTAGGTTTCCAagagaagttgtggaatccccctcaCTGAAGGTTCTAAGAAAAGgttacacaaacacctgtcagggatggtttaagtttactgggtcctgcctcagcaAAGGGGACTGAATGAGATGacatctcaaggtccctttcagacCTCTATTTCAAGGATTCTACAATTCTATATAATATGTAGAGCAGAGGAATATATTCTAGTTCCATTctaactaagggctggtctacactaaggggaaaaatcgatatagaTCATATATTCAATACGTGAATAAGTGAAGCTGAAGAAAGTATCTTATATAATCGATAACTACCTCACCTCacgatcgatgtccgcggctccgggCATCATACGCCCGCCCCCGCCGTCGGGCGGTGGGTGTGGATGGAATCGACAGTAGTGAAGGatcgatatatatatatagagatgAGAGCGATATATATCCCGAAAAAtcatcgatcgctacccgccgatacggcgggtagtgtagacgtagcctaagacaTCTAACAAGTTGGAAATTTTCCGCTGTGCAGACAGCCTGCACGATGCTAATGTACCCCATTTGCTTCTTACTTATGTGCTTCAATGGGACTGATAGAGTGCATGGGACTGGTACTGACCATCTGTACAGGGGCAAATTTCACCCAAAGACCTTTGGAAAGAAAGAATAGAGGAAGAAAAACCAGAAGGCCAATGCTATAATGCCAGCATAAATTTTAATGAGGATGAGCAGTGGAGTACACACTTGCAGGATAAATTATTGCACAGTACAGAGAACGTATCTTCAGGGTTATAATAAGAACTAAAGCCCATCACCCACTCCAATGTGATGCATTTCACACAGGATGTTCTGCTTTCTTTCTTGAAGATGCAGAGTTTGAAAATCGTGTCCATTTTCAATCCAATGACTGATGTTACCCTGGTTAACATCAAATAGCACAAAGCACAAGAGGAGCATAAGATTAACCTGCAAAACAATTATATCTTAAGCTTTGGGTATTATGTAACAAGGAAAGATGTAGATAGACCTGTTTTATAGAAGTGATGAACAACCACAGCCCACACAGAGTTCAAGCGGGTTTGTAAGCATCAATGTCCATTAGCTAAGCGACGAATTTCTATCTTGTCATTTCCTGATTGTTTCTCATTCCATGAATCATTCTTCTGGGTTTAACATGGCCCACAATTTCCATAGCCGGACCCATAATATCCTCCCCCAGAAACGGTAATGCCACGTCGTGACCTCCTGCCATAACCGCATAGACCCCCATAGCCATATGAGCCTCCATAACCATACCTGAGTCCACTCCCGAAACCACCAGCATAACCTCCTCCATAACCAGCACCGTAACCTCCTCCAAAACCACCACCATAACCTCCCCCATAACTACCACCGTAACCTCCCCCAGAACTGAATGAGCCACTGAAACCACCACTAGAACCAAAGAAGCCCCCAGGTCTTGTGGGAAAATTTGGTAAGGTGGTTCCCACAATGCTGTCTTGAGGATAAGTAGCCATAGTTGGTCCTGGGAATCTCACAACAACTGGTGGCGCATAGACCACTGCAGTCGAATCTCCACATGATGTGACACACGGCTCATTGCAGACGTTAATACATGGGCGTGGGCATATATCAGGATAATAATCCTGGGGTAGGCAACACAGATCTTTGG
Proteins encoded in this window:
- the LOC120390486 gene encoding scale keratin-like, with product MPGCFIHFSSLHPLGELGFPPTQKMSYSKDLCCLPQDYYPDICPRPCINVCNEPCVTSCGDSTAVVYAPPVVVRFPGPTMATYPQDSIVGTTLPNFPTRPGGFFGSSGGFSGSFSSGGGYGGSYGGGYGGGFGGGYGAGYGGGYAGGFGSGLRYGYGGSYGYGGLCGYGRRSRRGITVSGGGYYGSGYGNCGPC